The following proteins are encoded in a genomic region of Micrococcaceae bacterium Sec5.8:
- the thrS gene encoding threonine--tRNA ligase — protein sequence MSDAQQITLLVDGEETKVATGTTGAELFFERRDVVVARVNGELKDLDQLLPEDATVEGVTIDSPDGLNVLRHSTAHVMAQAVQQLRPDAKLGIGPYITDGFYFDFDVEEPFTPEDLKALEKMMQKIINQNQKFVRRVVSEDEAREAMKDEPYKLELIGLKGAGSDADGSSVEVGAGELSIYDNVERKEGTVVWCDLCRGPHLPNTKLISNAFALTRSSAAYWRGSEKNKQLQRIYGTAWPTKDALKAYQERIAEAERRDHRKLGAELDLFSFPDELGSGLPVFHPKGGIIRKAMEDYSRQRHVDAGYEFVYTPHITKGHLYEVSGHLDWYRDGMFPPMHIDAELNEDGTIRKPGQDYYLKPMNCPMHNLIFRSRGRSYRELPLRLFEFGSVYRYEKSGVVHGLTRVRGMTQDDAHIYCTREQMKDELTKTLTFVLALLKDYGLNDFYLELSTKDPEKSVGSDEIWAEATQTLAEVAAESGLDLVPDPGGAAFYGPKISVQARDAIGRTWQMSTIQLDFNLPERFELEFQAADGTRQRPVMIHRALFGSIERFMGVLTEHYAGAFPAWLAPVQVVGIPVAEAFNEYMFDVVDQLKAAGIRAEVDMSSDRFPKKIRTASKDKIPFVLIAGGDDAEAGAVSFRFRDGSQDNGVPVAEAVQRIVDAVRNRTS from the coding sequence GTGTCAGATGCCCAGCAGATCACCCTTCTCGTCGATGGCGAAGAGACCAAGGTGGCTACCGGGACCACCGGCGCGGAGCTCTTTTTTGAGCGCCGGGACGTCGTCGTGGCCCGCGTCAACGGAGAGCTCAAGGACCTGGACCAACTGCTTCCCGAGGACGCCACCGTCGAGGGCGTGACCATCGACTCCCCGGACGGGCTGAACGTTTTGCGCCACTCCACCGCGCACGTCATGGCCCAGGCCGTGCAGCAACTGCGTCCCGACGCCAAGCTCGGCATCGGCCCGTACATCACCGACGGTTTCTACTTCGACTTCGATGTCGAGGAGCCGTTCACGCCGGAAGACTTGAAGGCGCTCGAAAAGATGATGCAGAAGATCATCAACCAGAACCAGAAGTTCGTCCGCCGGGTCGTCTCCGAGGACGAGGCCCGCGAGGCGATGAAGGATGAGCCCTACAAGCTGGAATTGATCGGACTCAAAGGCGCCGGTTCCGACGCCGACGGCTCATCCGTTGAAGTGGGCGCCGGCGAGCTGAGCATCTACGACAACGTGGAGCGCAAGGAGGGCACCGTTGTGTGGTGCGATTTGTGCCGGGGTCCGCACCTGCCCAACACCAAGCTGATCTCCAACGCCTTCGCGCTCACCCGTTCCTCCGCCGCTTACTGGCGCGGCAGCGAAAAGAACAAGCAGCTGCAGCGCATCTACGGCACCGCCTGGCCCACGAAGGATGCGCTCAAGGCCTACCAGGAGCGCATCGCCGAGGCCGAACGCCGCGACCACCGCAAACTCGGCGCCGAGCTGGACCTCTTCTCCTTCCCGGACGAGCTGGGTTCCGGCCTGCCGGTGTTCCACCCCAAGGGCGGCATCATCCGCAAGGCAATGGAGGACTACTCCCGCCAGCGCCACGTCGACGCCGGCTACGAGTTCGTCTACACCCCGCACATCACCAAGGGCCACCTCTACGAGGTCTCCGGCCACCTGGACTGGTACCGGGACGGCATGTTCCCCCCGATGCATATTGACGCGGAACTCAACGAGGATGGCACCATCCGCAAGCCCGGCCAGGACTACTACCTGAAGCCGATGAACTGCCCCATGCACAACCTGATCTTCCGCTCCCGCGGACGGTCCTACCGCGAACTGCCGCTGCGACTCTTTGAGTTCGGCTCGGTCTACCGGTACGAAAAGTCCGGCGTCGTACACGGCCTCACCCGGGTGCGCGGCATGACCCAGGACGACGCCCACATCTACTGCACCCGCGAACAGATGAAAGACGAGCTCACCAAGACGCTCACCTTCGTCCTCGCGCTGCTCAAGGACTACGGCCTGAACGACTTCTACCTCGAACTCTCCACCAAGGACCCGGAAAAGTCCGTGGGCTCGGACGAGATCTGGGCGGAAGCCACCCAGACCCTCGCCGAGGTCGCCGCGGAATCCGGCCTGGACCTGGTTCCCGATCCGGGCGGAGCCGCCTTCTACGGCCCGAAAATCTCGGTGCAGGCCCGTGACGCGATCGGCCGGACCTGGCAGATGTCCACCATTCAGCTGGACTTCAACCTGCCCGAACGCTTTGAACTCGAATTCCAGGCCGCCGACGGGACCCGCCAGCGCCCGGTCATGATCCACCGTGCCCTGTTTGGCTCCATCGAACGGTTCATGGGCGTCTTGACCGAGCACTACGCCGGGGCTTTCCCGGCCTGGCTGGCCCCCGTGCAGGTGGTCGGCATCCCGGTGGCCGAGGCGTTCAACGAGTACATGTTCGACGTCGTCGACCAGCTCAAGGCCGCGGGTATCCGGGCCGAGGTGGACATGTCCTCGGACCGATTCCCGAAGAAGATCCGCACGGCCAGTAAGGACAAGATCCCGTTCGTGCTGATCGCCGGCGGCGACGACGCAGAAGCCGGCGCCGTGTCGTTCCGCTTTCGTGACGGCAGCCAGGACAACGGCGTGCCGGTGGCCGAGGCTGTCCAGAGGATCGTCGACGCCGTCCGCAACCGGACCAGCTAG
- the dnaE gene encoding DNA polymerase III subunit alpha, which produces MSFTHLHVSTAFSAHYGVSWPEELAAAAAADGATALACTDRDGLYGTIKHLKACMAAGLAPIVGVDLAVFDDDGDHRTQVGGRVVVLAHGHNNGAGYRALCRLISDAHARTTGKAGGAVPVAVTRAELASRTLHPETLQPVLTVLIGPDSDVGRSMGGRRYLRPRTLFKRWLDAMPPGTISAEVVSQLSPPGEPLSTAHAVRMLKLAAEHNVPAVLSNAVRYVAEDGAATADVLDSARTLKSLPELNAAPLLQPNGQGWLKSSALMLQLGKEVMHAAGYGAADLKHLMAQTAALADRCRMDPAADMGWKQPVVPEASVIGITGDPLAELTQRCDAGISRRFPGITGKPAEELRGRLDHELRIIDSLGFAAYFLTVAEVSRMIQDMGVRAAARGSGASSLVNYLIDVSQVNPLQHDLIFERFLSRDRATLPDIDIDVESAERHNVYRKIFERFGSERVSLMSMQNGYRARGAVRDAGLALGMEEGEIGDIAKQLWRFSARNFREALEEKPELKEFAGRVEQRDFAENQQLDLLVDLTERLDRLPRHISMHPCGVILGDATLLDRTPVQPSGVGLPMSQFDKHDMDPMGMLKLDVLGVRMQSAMAFAVREVIRLHPSKARVVAAGAHPAGPDGTGPDYIGEDGQIDLNAVPLDDEPTYELIRSTHTLGCFQIESPGQRELIGKLAPREFNDLIIDISLFRPGPMKSDMVRPFLEHRHGFAPEVYPHPDLKPVLEETHGVTVFHEQILKTFHVMTHCGLARADEFRRALGNDKLEGQVEEFFRKEARSRGYSPAVVDKVWGTLKAFGSFGFCKAHGAAFAVPTYQSAWLKTHHPEAFLAGLWEHDPGMYPKRLLVAEARRLGIPILPLDINRSHGEYRVERVDTGPDRGKLGIRLSLNGIYGLSAAELTRIVAGQPFDSLADLRARSRLSKPSIQRLAQLGAFDSLHRASGGTANRADLVHHLQHLQSRPQRKGIEVIEGQLSLPLGDVELKNLKGGLPAPTLVDTVRAELDLMAVDVSDHLMASHKPLLDRLGVTTADKLLKLRNGTEVLVAGVRVATQTPPMRGGRRVVFISIDDGTGCVDSVFFHEAQEQAGPLLFSTRLLLIRGTTRRTGPRGISISATMAWDLSRTETLPFPVPSSGTPAHLEPQPPGALDGIRRNLAITGFGG; this is translated from the coding sequence GTGAGCTTCACCCATCTTCATGTTTCCACCGCCTTCAGCGCCCACTACGGAGTGTCGTGGCCCGAGGAGCTGGCAGCCGCCGCCGCGGCGGACGGGGCGACAGCGCTCGCCTGCACGGACCGGGACGGTCTCTACGGAACCATCAAGCACCTGAAGGCCTGCATGGCAGCGGGACTGGCCCCGATTGTCGGGGTGGACCTGGCAGTCTTTGACGACGACGGCGACCACCGCACCCAGGTGGGCGGCCGCGTCGTGGTGCTGGCCCATGGGCACAACAACGGCGCCGGCTACCGGGCACTGTGCCGGCTGATTTCCGACGCCCATGCCCGCACCACGGGTAAAGCCGGGGGAGCCGTGCCCGTGGCCGTGACACGCGCCGAACTGGCTTCCCGCACCCTGCACCCGGAAACCCTGCAGCCGGTGCTGACGGTGCTGATCGGCCCCGACTCCGACGTCGGACGCTCCATGGGCGGCAGGCGCTACCTGCGCCCCCGCACCCTTTTCAAACGCTGGCTCGATGCCATGCCGCCGGGAACGATTTCCGCGGAGGTGGTCAGCCAGCTCAGCCCGCCGGGGGAGCCGCTCAGCACCGCCCATGCGGTACGGATGCTTAAACTCGCCGCCGAACACAATGTTCCCGCTGTTCTGAGCAACGCCGTGCGGTATGTCGCCGAGGACGGGGCAGCAACCGCTGACGTCCTGGACTCCGCCCGCACCCTGAAATCGCTCCCCGAACTTAACGCCGCCCCGCTGCTCCAGCCGAACGGGCAGGGCTGGCTTAAATCCTCGGCGCTAATGCTCCAGCTGGGCAAGGAGGTCATGCACGCCGCCGGTTACGGCGCCGCGGATCTCAAACACCTCATGGCGCAAACCGCGGCGCTCGCGGACCGCTGCCGAATGGACCCGGCAGCGGACATGGGATGGAAACAGCCGGTGGTCCCGGAAGCCTCCGTCATCGGCATCACCGGGGATCCCCTCGCCGAACTCACCCAGCGCTGCGACGCCGGCATCAGCAGGCGGTTCCCGGGGATCACCGGCAAACCTGCCGAGGAACTGCGCGGGCGGCTGGACCACGAACTGCGGATCATCGACAGCCTGGGCTTCGCTGCCTACTTCCTGACCGTGGCCGAAGTCTCCCGGATGATCCAGGACATGGGGGTCCGCGCCGCGGCCCGGGGGTCGGGGGCCTCGAGCCTGGTCAATTACCTGATCGACGTCAGCCAGGTGAACCCGCTGCAGCACGACCTCATTTTTGAACGGTTCCTCTCCCGTGACCGTGCCACGCTGCCGGACATCGACATCGACGTCGAAAGCGCCGAACGGCACAACGTGTACCGGAAGATCTTTGAGCGCTTCGGCTCCGAGCGCGTCTCGCTCATGAGCATGCAGAACGGCTACCGCGCTCGCGGTGCCGTGCGCGACGCCGGCCTGGCCCTGGGCATGGAGGAAGGCGAGATCGGGGATATCGCCAAACAGCTGTGGCGTTTCTCGGCCCGGAACTTCCGTGAAGCACTCGAGGAGAAGCCCGAACTGAAGGAATTCGCCGGCCGGGTGGAGCAGCGGGACTTCGCCGAAAACCAGCAGCTGGATCTGCTGGTGGACCTCACCGAACGCCTGGACCGGCTGCCGCGCCATATCTCGATGCACCCCTGCGGAGTGATCCTGGGGGATGCCACCTTGCTGGACCGCACGCCCGTCCAACCCAGCGGCGTGGGCCTGCCGATGAGCCAGTTCGACAAACACGACATGGACCCGATGGGCATGCTCAAACTCGATGTCCTGGGTGTCCGGATGCAAAGCGCCATGGCCTTCGCGGTCCGTGAGGTGATCCGCCTGCATCCCTCCAAAGCCCGGGTGGTGGCTGCCGGAGCCCACCCGGCAGGACCGGACGGCACGGGACCTGACTACATCGGCGAGGACGGGCAGATCGACCTCAACGCCGTGCCCCTCGACGACGAACCCACATATGAGCTGATCCGGAGCACCCACACCCTGGGCTGCTTCCAGATCGAATCCCCCGGGCAGCGGGAGCTGATTGGCAAACTGGCGCCCCGGGAATTCAACGACCTCATCATCGATATCTCGCTGTTCCGGCCCGGCCCGATGAAGTCAGACATGGTCCGGCCCTTCCTGGAACACCGGCACGGCTTTGCCCCCGAGGTCTACCCGCACCCGGACCTCAAACCCGTGCTGGAGGAGACGCACGGTGTCACGGTCTTCCATGAGCAGATCCTCAAGACCTTCCACGTGATGACCCATTGCGGGCTGGCGCGGGCCGATGAATTCCGCCGGGCCCTCGGCAACGACAAGCTCGAAGGCCAGGTGGAGGAGTTTTTCCGGAAGGAAGCCAGGTCCCGGGGATACAGCCCGGCAGTGGTGGATAAAGTCTGGGGAACGCTGAAGGCCTTCGGCAGCTTCGGATTCTGCAAAGCCCACGGCGCCGCCTTTGCCGTGCCCACTTACCAGTCGGCGTGGCTCAAGACCCACCATCCGGAGGCTTTCCTCGCCGGCCTGTGGGAACACGACCCCGGGATGTATCCCAAACGGCTCCTGGTGGCTGAGGCCCGGCGGCTCGGCATCCCCATCCTGCCCCTGGACATCAACCGCAGCCATGGCGAATACCGGGTGGAACGGGTGGACACCGGCCCGGACCGCGGAAAACTGGGGATCCGGTTAAGCCTGAACGGCATCTACGGGCTCTCCGCTGCGGAGCTGACACGGATTGTGGCGGGACAGCCCTTTGACTCGCTCGCAGACCTGCGGGCCAGGTCCCGGCTGAGCAAACCCAGTATCCAGCGGCTGGCGCAGCTCGGTGCCTTCGATTCCCTGCACCGGGCCTCCGGTGGAACCGCCAACCGTGCCGACCTGGTCCATCACCTCCAACACCTGCAGAGCCGCCCGCAGCGCAAGGGCATCGAGGTGATCGAGGGGCAGTTGTCGCTGCCGCTGGGGGACGTGGAGCTCAAGAATCTCAAGGGCGGGCTGCCTGCACCCACGCTGGTCGATACTGTCCGCGCAGAGCTGGACTTGATGGCCGTGGATGTCAGCGACCACCTCATGGCCAGTCACAAGCCTTTGCTGGACCGGCTCGGCGTCACCACCGCGGACAAGTTGTTGAAATTGCGCAACGGCACCGAAGTGCTGGTCGCAGGCGTCAGGGTGGCCACCCAGACGCCGCCTATGCGCGGAGGCCGCCGTGTGGTGTTCATCAGCATCGACGACGGCACGGGCTGTGTTGACTCGGTCTTCTTCCATGAGGCCCAGGAACAGGCCGGTCCGTTGCTCTTCAGCACCCGGTTGCTGCTGATCCGGGGCACCACCCGGCGGACCGGCCCGCGGGGGATCAGCATCAGCGCCACCATGGCCTGGGATCTGAGCCGCACCGAAACCCTGCCGTTCCCGGTCCCGTCCTCCGGAACTCCGGCGCACCTGGAACCCCAGCCGCCCGGAGCGTTGGACGGGATCAGGCGAAACCTCGCCATTACCGGATTTGGTGGCTGA
- a CDS encoding DUF6504 family protein: MGMFSEPVDVACTPAGQPLRLAWNGRDYTVCAEPVRWYERRQWWAEEQRAPLGSGPGLVDHEIWRVQVRPAAATDTESLTLDLSRHVGSGRWRLVRIHDALLSFRKPESA; encoded by the coding sequence ATGGGCATGTTCAGTGAGCCGGTGGACGTTGCCTGCACCCCCGCAGGCCAGCCCCTGCGGCTCGCCTGGAACGGCAGGGACTACACCGTCTGCGCCGAACCGGTCCGCTGGTACGAGCGCCGCCAATGGTGGGCGGAAGAACAGCGCGCACCGCTGGGGAGCGGGCCGGGACTGGTTGACCATGAGATCTGGCGGGTGCAGGTACGCCCTGCCGCTGCAACGGACACGGAAAGCCTCACCCTTGACCTGTCCCGGCATGTGGGCAGCGGACGCTGGCGCCTGGTGCGGATCCATGATGCCCTGCTTTCCTTCCGGAAGCCCGAATCGGCGTGA
- a CDS encoding chorismate mutase encodes MPTNDQDDKAAKADREQLAAVRVAVDEVDEQIVSLIGRRERLIRIAGTLKSDSAEVRAPGRVERVIEHVRSTAETKDIDVDLVEKTYRAMIDAFITLELEVYKASS; translated from the coding sequence ATGCCCACAAATGACCAGGACGATAAAGCTGCCAAGGCCGACCGGGAGCAGCTCGCCGCCGTGCGTGTGGCGGTTGACGAGGTGGACGAGCAGATTGTGTCCCTGATTGGCCGCCGCGAGCGCTTGATCAGGATCGCCGGAACGCTCAAGTCCGACAGTGCTGAGGTTCGGGCCCCCGGCCGGGTGGAGCGGGTTATCGAGCATGTCCGCTCCACCGCGGAGACGAAGGACATCGACGTCGACCTCGTGGAGAAGACCTACCGGGCCATGATCGATGCCTTCATCACCCTTGAATTGGAAGTGTACAAAGCAAGTTCCTAG
- a CDS encoding SOS response-associated peptidase has product MCGRYVMARAVGDLLAEFDAGVADEVALPPSWNVAPTADVPILLERLVDGEPVRQLHVARWGLVPSWAKDPRIGSKMINARSESLLEKPAFRKATRARRCAVPADGYYEWKGEGRGKQPYYVHPKDGHPIAFAGLYEWWKDPSRTGDDPERWLLSTSIITTDSPPAGYAGGMLAELTALHDRVPLPMDRETLQAWLDPQAEDAAGLVDLVRAGAHDVAEGWRIDAVGTAVGNVKNDSLELIRPVGSLF; this is encoded by the coding sequence ATGTGTGGACGCTACGTGATGGCCCGGGCCGTCGGAGACCTGCTGGCCGAGTTCGACGCCGGAGTTGCGGACGAGGTGGCCCTTCCGCCGTCGTGGAACGTAGCCCCGACGGCGGACGTTCCGATTCTGCTCGAACGCCTAGTGGACGGCGAACCGGTCCGGCAGCTGCACGTTGCGCGCTGGGGGCTCGTGCCCTCCTGGGCCAAGGACCCCAGGATCGGGTCGAAAATGATCAACGCGCGCAGCGAGAGCCTGCTGGAGAAGCCGGCGTTCCGGAAAGCCACCCGCGCCCGGCGCTGCGCCGTTCCGGCTGACGGGTACTACGAATGGAAGGGCGAGGGCCGCGGCAAACAGCCCTACTATGTGCACCCGAAGGACGGCCATCCGATTGCCTTCGCCGGGCTCTATGAATGGTGGAAGGACCCCTCCAGGACCGGGGATGACCCGGAGCGCTGGCTGCTCTCGACCTCGATCATCACCACCGACTCCCCGCCGGCGGGCTACGCCGGCGGAATGCTGGCTGAGCTTACCGCCCTGCACGACCGCGTACCGCTGCCGATGGACCGGGAAACCCTGCAGGCGTGGCTGGACCCCCAGGCCGAGGACGCGGCCGGTCTGGTCGATCTGGTCCGCGCCGGCGCCCACGACGTCGCGGAGGGCTGGCGAATCGACGCCGTGGGCACCGCCGTCGGGAATGTGAAAAATGATTCCCTGGAACTGATCCGGCCGGTAGGGAGCCTCTTCTAG
- a CDS encoding mycoredoxin has protein sequence MDFTPESGTITMFSTTWCGYCNRLKKQLDAQGIGYTEINIEEVEGTADLVEKLNGGNRTVPTVLFPDGTAATNPSVADVKSRLAA, from the coding sequence GTGGACTTCACCCCCGAATCCGGCACCATCACCATGTTTTCGACCACGTGGTGCGGTTACTGCAACCGCCTGAAGAAGCAATTGGACGCCCAGGGCATCGGCTACACCGAGATCAACATCGAAGAAGTCGAAGGCACCGCGGACCTCGTGGAAAAGCTCAACGGAGGCAACCGCACCGTCCCCACCGTGCTGTTCCCGGACGGCACCGCCGCCACGAACCCCTCTGTGGCCGACGTCAAGAGCCGCCTGGCGGCCTAA
- a CDS encoding S-(hydroxymethyl)mycothiol dehydrogenase — MVHKVKGVIARSKGAPVTLETILVPDPGPGEALVDILTCGVCHTDLHYKQGAINDDFPFLLGHEATGVVAAVGPDVTEVAPGDRVVLNWRAVCGECRACRRGEPQYCFNTHNATQKMTLEDGTELTAALGIGAFAEKTLVAAGQCTKVDPEADPAAIGLLGCGVMAGIGAAINTGNVQRGDTVAVIGCGGVGVAAVAGAALAGATTVIAVDIDPKKLDRAKELGATHTVDSSGIDPIEAIRDLTGGFGADVVIDAVGRPETYKQAFYARDLAGTVVLVGVPSPEMTLELPLLDIFGRGGSLKSSWYGDCLPSRDFPMLIDLYQQGKLNLDAFVTERITIDQIEEAFEKMHSGSVLRSVVEL; from the coding sequence ATGGTCCATAAAGTCAAAGGCGTCATCGCCCGCTCCAAGGGCGCCCCCGTCACTCTGGAGACCATCCTGGTCCCGGATCCCGGACCGGGCGAGGCCCTCGTCGACATCCTGACCTGCGGCGTTTGCCACACTGACCTGCATTACAAGCAGGGCGCCATCAACGACGACTTCCCGTTCCTGCTCGGCCACGAGGCCACCGGCGTCGTGGCCGCCGTGGGTCCCGACGTCACTGAGGTTGCCCCCGGCGACCGGGTGGTGCTCAACTGGCGCGCCGTCTGCGGCGAATGCCGGGCCTGCCGCCGCGGCGAGCCGCAGTATTGCTTCAACACCCACAACGCCACCCAGAAGATGACCCTGGAAGACGGCACTGAGCTCACCGCTGCGCTGGGTATCGGCGCGTTCGCCGAAAAGACCCTCGTCGCCGCCGGGCAGTGCACCAAGGTTGACCCCGAAGCCGACCCGGCCGCCATCGGGCTGCTCGGCTGCGGCGTCATGGCAGGAATCGGCGCGGCAATCAACACCGGAAACGTCCAGCGCGGGGATACCGTTGCCGTCATCGGCTGCGGTGGTGTCGGCGTGGCCGCCGTTGCCGGTGCCGCGCTCGCCGGGGCCACCACCGTGATCGCCGTCGACATCGACCCCAAGAAGCTCGACCGTGCCAAAGAACTCGGCGCCACCCACACCGTGGATTCCTCCGGCATCGACCCCATCGAGGCGATCCGCGACCTGACCGGCGGTTTCGGCGCCGATGTGGTCATTGACGCCGTCGGACGTCCGGAGACCTACAAGCAGGCGTTCTACGCCCGCGACCTCGCCGGCACCGTGGTCCTCGTGGGCGTTCCCAGCCCCGAGATGACCCTGGAACTGCCGCTGCTGGACATCTTTGGCCGCGGCGGTTCGCTGAAGTCCTCCTGGTACGGCGACTGCCTGCCCTCACGCGACTTCCCCATGCTGATCGACCTGTACCAGCAGGGCAAGCTGAACCTGGATGCGTTCGTGACGGAACGGATCACCATCGACCAGATCGAGGAAGCGTTCGAGAAGATGCACTCCGGTTCGGTACTCCGCTCCGTGGTGGAACTGTGA
- a CDS encoding MBL fold metallo-hydrolase: protein MSAGPAGGLRIDRLVTSGTFSLDGGTWDVENNVWIVGDDAECIVIDPAHDAAAVETAVSGRKVTAILLTHGHDDHIAAVGGFRGRVNAPVYLNRADWMLWEAVFPGTEPDHAIGDGDSFDVAGVRLVALHTPGHSPGSMCFLLESEGTVFSGDTLFQGGPGATGRSYSDFPTIIGSIKGRLLTLPADTVVRTGHGDPTTVGAEAPHLEEWITRGH, encoded by the coding sequence GTGAGCGCCGGCCCTGCCGGCGGGCTCCGGATCGACCGACTGGTCACCTCGGGCACCTTCTCGCTCGACGGCGGCACGTGGGACGTCGAGAACAACGTCTGGATCGTCGGCGACGATGCGGAGTGCATCGTGATCGACCCGGCGCACGACGCCGCCGCCGTCGAGACCGCCGTCTCGGGCCGAAAGGTCACCGCGATCCTGCTGACCCACGGCCACGATGACCACATTGCCGCCGTCGGCGGGTTCCGCGGCCGCGTCAACGCCCCGGTGTACCTCAACCGGGCGGACTGGATGCTGTGGGAGGCCGTGTTCCCCGGAACCGAACCGGACCATGCAATCGGGGACGGAGACAGCTTCGACGTGGCCGGCGTGCGGCTCGTGGCTCTGCACACACCCGGCCATTCCCCCGGCTCCATGTGCTTCCTGCTGGAGAGCGAGGGCACCGTCTTTAGCGGCGACACCCTCTTCCAGGGCGGGCCGGGGGCCACCGGCAGGTCCTACAGCGACTTCCCCACCATCATCGGGTCCATCAAGGGCCGGCTGCTGACTCTGCCGGCGGACACCGTGGTGCGGACCGGGCACGGGGATCCGACGACGGTAGGCGCCGAGGCGCCGCACCTCGAGGAATGGATCACCCGGGGCCACTAG
- a CDS encoding lipoate--protein ligase family protein has translation MPEASGAARALTIFRQEHSLGAAADLDLALELLGRVKTGAAGPMLRLYRPAPTVAFGQRDTHLPGFDAAAQACRELGFEPLIRKAGGRAAAYHQGTLVIDHLEPAADAIAGAKGRFSFFGELLASALRSAGVDAAVGEIPGEYCPGEFSVHGQDPQFPQHQLKLIGTAQRVVAGGWLFSSVIVVENSAPIRAVLEASYSALGLDWDPATAGAVNDLVPHLDVDAIEAAVVDSYARYAALDEGEFSALLR, from the coding sequence ATGCCGGAGGCCTCAGGTGCAGCGCGGGCGCTGACGATTTTCCGGCAGGAACACTCCCTTGGCGCAGCCGCCGACCTGGACCTCGCCCTGGAGCTGCTGGGCCGGGTCAAGACCGGCGCGGCGGGCCCCATGCTCCGCCTGTACCGGCCGGCGCCCACCGTGGCGTTCGGGCAGCGGGATACGCACCTGCCCGGCTTCGACGCCGCGGCGCAGGCCTGCCGTGAGCTGGGCTTCGAGCCGCTGATCCGGAAAGCCGGGGGACGCGCCGCTGCCTACCATCAGGGGACGCTGGTGATTGATCATTTGGAGCCGGCGGCAGATGCGATCGCCGGGGCCAAGGGGCGCTTTTCGTTCTTCGGGGAACTGCTGGCCTCCGCGCTGCGGAGCGCCGGCGTCGACGCCGCGGTGGGGGAGATCCCCGGCGAGTACTGCCCGGGCGAATTCAGCGTCCACGGACAGGATCCGCAGTTCCCGCAGCACCAGCTCAAACTCATCGGCACTGCCCAGCGGGTGGTGGCCGGCGGCTGGCTGTTCAGCTCAGTCATCGTGGTGGAGAACTCCGCCCCGATCCGTGCGGTGCTGGAGGCCAGTTACTCAGCCCTCGGACTGGACTGGGATCCGGCCACAGCGGGCGCCGTCAATGACCTCGTTCCGCATCTGGATGTCGACGCCATCGAGGCCGCCGTGGTCGATTCGTACGCCCGTTACGCGGCCCTGGACGAGGGAGAGTTCAGCGCACTGCTGCGCTGA
- a CDS encoding DUF2177 family protein, which translates to MLILQFLVVAAAFALIDSVWLKSMSKFYRGHLGHLMADKPHLGYAVVFYVLYIAGIVFFALQPALDGGSWLSALGYGAALGTFAYATYDLTNAATLKNWPLVIVVADIAWGAVLTGLATVVGWLFFH; encoded by the coding sequence ATGCTCATTTTGCAGTTCCTCGTCGTAGCCGCCGCGTTCGCCCTCATCGATTCCGTCTGGCTCAAGTCGATGAGCAAGTTCTACCGGGGCCATCTGGGGCACCTCATGGCGGACAAACCCCATCTAGGGTACGCCGTTGTCTTCTACGTCCTGTACATCGCAGGGATCGTTTTCTTCGCACTTCAGCCCGCGCTCGACGGCGGCAGTTGGCTCTCGGCGCTGGGTTACGGTGCCGCACTGGGAACCTTCGCCTACGCCACCTATGACCTCACCAACGCCGCGACCCTGAAGAACTGGCCGCTCGTCATCGTGGTGGCTGACATTGCCTGGGGCGCCGTCCTGACCGGTCTGGCGACGGTGGTTGGCTGGCTGTTCTTCCACTGA